The segment GAACAACAGGTATGGCTACAAATGGAATACAGACATAAGCAAAGAGCCTATGATATAAAGCAAAGATCACCATAAAGCTAACTTGTCAAAGTAGAATTAATTGTTAATTGTTAATGTTGCTGACGCCAGCACTAACAGCACAGATTTGACAACTTTGCAATCTTCCGCGATTGCAAAGTTATCAAATCTACAACTACCTGCCGCTAGGCCATTAACTATTCTCGTCTGCATCAACTGACCGATTAATAATTAACCACTATCACAGCTCCCTGCTTATCAATAATTCTGACTAATACCAAGCCTGTATAATAAGTTTTGAAATTAATTTCATTGCCATTTATTATACTAGTCTCAATTAATTTTCCTGTTATATCATAGACTTCTGCTTTGCAATTTTGTATTGGTTTACCTTCTAAAGTCAATTTATTATTGAATGGATTTGGGTATATAGAAAAACTGCTTTCGATTTGAGAGATGCCAAAGTTCCGCAACGGGACAAAGCAAGATGTATCAAGATAATCATCAAACATAATAGTTCCATGTGGTACTTTATATTGGTGAACGCCATCAATATATTTGCAACTAATTAGATTTTCGTAAGACTTCCTAAATGGTTGAAAAAGACCGCTAATAATCCAACACCCTCTATCAATTCAAATCTCTGTTTATAGTACCCAAGATAATGGCTGCTATCCCCAAGCATCTTTCTGTATTTCTGTGCATTGCTTGTAAAAGGAATTGTTAATAGTGAAAGTAGGATTATTTTAATAGTTGTATTTTTCATGGTGCAGAAATTTGAAGCAATAATAGTAAGTTCTTTTGTTTTATAAAAATCATTTAATTGCTTTACGCATTACACGAGTTTATCACAAAGGTTGCCTACAGAAAAAAAAATGTGGTACTAATACTGACAGATTAGAAATTAGGTAGCAAAAGATTCTGCACATTGCAAAAGCCTGAAATATAGCCTGAAGCTTCGGGCGGATACATTTTTATTTACAATAGTGATAGTGGCTGAACAACAGTATTGTAATCACTAGAAGGGTGCACATTTGCAAAAGCAACTACCCAATGCGGCGGTTGGAAACGGCACTGTTGTTCTGACCACGGTTTTTGTTCCGACCCTTCGGAACAAAAAATCACCTTTGTAAATAAAAAAGCTTTTTGCTTCGTTTTTG is part of the Bacteroidota bacterium genome and harbors:
- a CDS encoding T9SS type A sorting domain-containing protein encodes the protein MFDDYLDTSCFVPLRNFGISQIESSFSIYPNPFNNKLTLEGKPIQNCKAEVYDITGKLIETSIINGNEINFKTYYTGLVLVRIIDKQGAVIVVNY